The following proteins come from a genomic window of Rutidosis leptorrhynchoides isolate AG116_Rl617_1_P2 chromosome 10, CSIRO_AGI_Rlap_v1, whole genome shotgun sequence:
- the LOC139871125 gene encoding uncharacterized protein, whose translation MGDSTSATQINKLDFSDPLYLHANDTTGTPIIAIKLKGTENYNIWSRSMLLALSTKNKLGFINGTVKRSTTDEVLGSQWDRCNSVVLSWILGSVSEDLYSGQIFSTNTTQVWIELKETYDKIDTSIIYNFHYQINTLKQGDNTLSEYYHKLNTLWKQYDAMVSSPACTCELAACTCPAATSVKDHKKMMKLMQFLMGLSDEYTAIRSNILLRDTVLDVKEAYAVISREESHKGILTTDKISKTQASAFVSQSNNSYNKAGNNSYNKAGNNSGSYSNSNNYNRNQNQTLKCKKCNKMGHTIERCFEIIDYPPSFRRRISNNQNVNSGNKSFANHSVTNKEESSESAPASLTNDQLLKLHSLINENPTPVDANANMAGNFMNCNTLFNSSFQQFFNSHINENFKNKNQGWIIDSGANQHMTVSEKDLTDVSNLNLTVGHL comes from the coding sequence ATGGGTGATAGTACTTCTGCTACACAGATAAACAAGTTGGATTTTAGTGATCCACTTTATCTTCATGCTAATGATACTACTGGAACACCAATTATTGCAATAAAATTAAAAGGAACTGAGAACTATAATATTTGGAGTAGGTCAATGTTGTTGGCCTTATCCACAAAAAATAAATTGGGTTTTATTAATGGTACTGTAAAAAGAAGCACAACTGATGAGGTTCTTGGATCTCAATGGGATAGATGCAACTCAGTTGTGTTGTCCTGGATTCTTGGATCTGTTTCAGAGGATCTTTACTCTGGGCAAATTTTTTCCACTAATACAACTCAAGTGTGGATTGAATTAAAAGAGACTTATGATAAAATTGATACATCAATAATATACAATTTTCATTATCAAATTAATACATTGAAACAAGGTGATAACACTCTTTCTGAATATTATCATAAGCTCAATACATTGTGGAAACAATATGATGCTATGGTGTCCTCACCTGCTTGTACATGTGAATTGGCTGCTTGTACTTGTCCTGCTGCAACTTCTGTTAAAGATCataaaaaaatgatgaaattaatgcAGTTTTTAATGGGTTTGAGTGATGAATACACTGCTATAAGAAGTAACATATTGTTAAGAGATACTGTTTTAGATGTAAAAGAGGCCTATGCTGTTATTTCAAGGGAAGAATCCCATAAGGGAATTCTTACTACTGATAAAATATCAAAAACACAAGCTAGTGCTTTTGTGTCTCAATCAAACAATTCATATAATAAAGCTGGTAACAATTCATATAATAAAGCTGGTAATAATTCTGGAAGTTATTCAAATAGTAACAATTATAATAGAAACCAGAATCAAACATTAAAATGCAAAAAGTGCAATAAAATGGGTCATACAATTGAAAGATGTTTTGAAATCATTGATTATCCACCTTCTTTTAGAAGAAGGATTAGTAATAATCAAAATGTTAATTCTGGAAATAAATCTTTTGCTAATCATAGTGTTACTAATAAAGAAGAATCTTCTGAATCTGCTCCTGCAAGTCTTACAAATGATCAGCTTTTGAAGTTACATAGTCTTATCAATGAGAATCCTACTCCTGTAGATGCAAATGCTAACATGGCAGGTAACTTTATGAATTGTAACACATTATTTAACTCAAGTTTTCAACAGTTTTTTAACAGTcacataaatgaaaatttcaaaAACAAAAACCAAGGCTGGATAATTGATTCTGGTGCTAATCAACACATGACTGTTTCAGAAAAAGATTTAACTGATGTATCCAATTTAAACTTAACTGTGggacatctgtag